A region of Solibacillus isronensis DNA encodes the following proteins:
- a CDS encoding DUF3219 family protein has protein sequence MVSKIILDDRVILLNSYEEEKVNGNYKVSVIFDVTSEDYHDIATLLYNGTFDVKIPEEDIMFRGTIYNYSTSITNLYEKDQVGQYKLTLVEEKG, from the coding sequence TTGGTCAGTAAAATAATTTTAGATGACAGAGTAATTCTATTAAATAGCTATGAAGAAGAAAAAGTAAATGGGAATTATAAAGTGTCAGTCATTTTTGATGTGACAAGTGAAGATTATCATGACATTGCAACGTTACTTTACAACGGGACATTTGATGTTAAGATTCCTGAAGAAGATATAATGTTTAGAGGAACGATTTATAATTACTCCACTTCTATTACAAATTTGTATGAAAAAGATCAGGTAGGACAATATAAATTGACGTTAGTGGAAGAAAAGGGCTGA
- a CDS encoding histidinol-phosphatase, which yields MENNKLNIKRQRNNNNNNNNNEFEFGEDFNFDNLNDQNQNNRNNNNNNNNLNKKNKNNNNNK from the coding sequence GTGGAAAATAATAAACTAAATATTAAACGTCAGCGAAATAACAACAATAACAATAATAATAATGAATTTGAATTCGGTGAAGATTTTAACTTCGACAATTTAAATGATCAAAATCAAAATAACCGCAACAATAATAATAATAATAATAACTTAAATAAGAAAAACAAAAATAACAACAATAATAAGTAA
- a CDS encoding LysE family transporter, with protein MNSIAAYIFLGVSLAAPIGPVNAAQLDTGIKNGFFHALIFGVGALTADILYMIMVYFGIGQVIEYSPVKVFLWSFGCFVLTYTGIENLLSLHKIELALKSNKKTTRLRHSLITGFLMSLLNPLTILFWLGIYGSVLAETHKVSTGNQIIINSLAVILGIMLWDTIMAAISSGARKLLSTGFINIISIISSLAMIGFGIYFGIQAYHALF; from the coding sequence TTGAACTCAATAGCTGCTTACATTTTTTTAGGTGTATCTTTAGCTGCGCCTATCGGTCCCGTCAACGCAGCGCAGCTAGATACAGGAATAAAAAACGGTTTTTTTCATGCGCTTATTTTTGGCGTTGGCGCTTTAACAGCTGATATTTTGTACATGATAATGGTTTACTTCGGGATTGGCCAAGTTATTGAATACTCTCCAGTAAAAGTATTCCTTTGGTCATTTGGCTGTTTTGTTCTTACATATACCGGGATCGAGAATTTACTTTCTCTGCATAAAATTGAACTAGCATTAAAATCCAACAAAAAAACTACTCGCCTTAGACATTCTTTAATAACAGGTTTTCTCATGTCACTGTTAAATCCGCTTACTATCCTTTTTTGGCTCGGTATCTATGGTTCAGTTCTGGCAGAAACACACAAAGTCAGTACGGGCAATCAAATAATTATTAATAGCCTTGCCGTCATCCTTGGAATAATGTTGTGGGATACGATAATGGCTGCTATCTCCAGTGGTGCCCGTAAATTATTATCTACCGGCTTCATAAATATTATTTCCATCATCTCATCGCTTGCAATGATCGGGTTCGGTATTTACTTTGGGATTCAGGCTTATCACGCATTATTTTGA
- a CDS encoding amino acid permease: protein MGNKASGANDEKANLTWWQLSLIGVGCTIGTGFFLASGIAIKMTGPSVILAFIMAATATYIVFEALAKMIAMDPQKGSFRTYAKKAYGRWAGFSSGWVYWSSEILIIGSQLTAISLLTKFWFPNIKLWIFAAIYAVLGLIVLFIGAKAFGKLESVFAVMKIAAIFMFIIIAILALTGVIGGKSTPDIPQSVNEFFPKGFIGFWSALIFAFYAHGGIEVMSIMAIHLKNKEDAPKSGKVMLGLLGVIYVTALSLALLLKPFDKFKESKSPFVEALSGAHNIDFFPHVFIAAIIIAGFSTMSASLFSVTTILVTISEDGDAPKIFSKQKKKKLKMPLPAIALTTSGLVLSIITSLLLPDKVYEYITTAAALMLLYNWLFILVMYPRLVETTTFDKVKRIIGILLISSAVSGTLFHQTSRPGFFISLVFLAVIGSIVFFMRKRWKKEEAQNNA from the coding sequence ATGGGGAATAAAGCGTCGGGTGCAAACGACGAAAAAGCAAATCTTACTTGGTGGCAATTATCCCTTATTGGAGTAGGTTGCACGATTGGTACAGGGTTTTTCCTTGCGTCAGGTATAGCAATTAAAATGACAGGTCCTTCTGTAATCTTGGCCTTTATAATGGCTGCCACTGCAACGTATATCGTATTTGAGGCACTTGCTAAAATGATTGCAATGGATCCACAGAAAGGATCTTTTCGTACCTATGCCAAAAAAGCATATGGACGTTGGGCGGGTTTTAGCAGTGGGTGGGTTTACTGGTCTTCGGAAATATTAATTATAGGCAGTCAACTTACCGCAATTTCATTATTAACTAAGTTTTGGTTTCCTAATATTAAATTGTGGATATTCGCAGCAATTTATGCGGTTCTCGGTCTCATTGTTCTATTTATAGGAGCGAAAGCATTTGGGAAATTGGAAAGCGTATTTGCTGTGATGAAAATTGCAGCTATTTTTATGTTTATTATCATTGCAATTTTAGCGCTGACAGGAGTAATTGGCGGAAAATCAACTCCTGACATCCCGCAATCCGTGAATGAATTTTTCCCGAAAGGCTTCATCGGATTTTGGAGCGCTCTTATATTTGCATTTTATGCCCATGGTGGGATCGAAGTAATGAGCATAATGGCGATCCATCTAAAGAATAAAGAGGATGCACCTAAATCGGGTAAAGTGATGCTTGGGCTGCTTGGTGTCATTTATGTGACTGCACTTTCTTTAGCCCTATTACTTAAGCCGTTTGATAAGTTCAAGGAGAGCAAGAGCCCGTTTGTTGAGGCTTTATCAGGTGCCCATAATATTGATTTTTTCCCGCATGTATTTATTGCAGCTATTATTATTGCTGGGTTTTCAACAATGTCTGCCTCTTTGTTTTCGGTTACGACAATACTCGTGACAATTTCTGAGGATGGAGACGCACCTAAAATCTTCAGTAAACAGAAGAAAAAGAAGCTTAAAATGCCATTACCTGCAATTGCTTTAACAACTTCGGGGCTTGTACTTTCTATTATTACGTCTTTATTATTGCCGGATAAAGTATACGAATATATAACGACTGCTGCGGCATTAATGCTGCTTTACAACTGGCTATTTATTTTAGTCATGTATCCGAGGTTAGTTGAGACGACTACTTTCGATAAAGTGAAAAGAATAATTGGAATATTATTAATCAGTTCAGCGGTTAGCGGAACACTATTCCATCAGACAAGTCGTCCAGGCTTTTTTATCAGTTTAGTATTCCTCGCAGTAATCGGGAGTATAGTCTTTTTTATGCGAAAACGATGGAAGAAGGAAGAAGCTCAAAATAATGCGTGA
- a CDS encoding aldehyde dehydrogenase family protein: MNKAPITVNAIINGEKIQTDKKITRENPTHPEQIVGYAPNNTREETIQAIDAAYEAFKTWAWSDVEDRIARMQRAIQKIKDATPEIAELLSREHGKALYDAQGEIAVSLMWMEFAVDNVKKVTAPEDSKHETGRTIITHDPIGVVSAITPWNYPISLSTIKIAPALLTGNTMVLKPSPFAPLAVSRVAEIIADEFPAGVLNLVNGDAEVGIELTSNPKIAKIAFTGGTNTAKHIMKAASETIKKMTLELGGNDAAIVLNDFDVNDERALRRMVIANFLTAGQICMIAKRVYVHRSIYDAFVEKYIEAANKWIKVGDPFHPDVTVGPVNNKNQVEYVKSLVEDAKNKGAKIIPLGTILNPELMDNGYFLQPTLVLGADVHDRVVVEEQFGPTVPILPYDDEEQVIQLHNESIYGLTSSVWGEEEHAIKVARRIEAGTTMINTAAIQGLDVRFPFGGVKQSGVGREYGLDGIKSYTETHVINLPNDLELPYIPE, translated from the coding sequence ATGAATAAAGCACCAATTACAGTTAACGCTATTATTAATGGCGAAAAAATACAAACAGATAAAAAAATTACGCGTGAAAATCCAACACACCCTGAGCAAATTGTTGGTTACGCTCCAAATAATACAAGAGAAGAAACAATCCAGGCAATCGACGCGGCATATGAAGCCTTTAAAACTTGGGCTTGGAGTGATGTGGAAGATCGTATCGCAAGAATGCAGCGTGCCATTCAGAAGATAAAAGATGCAACGCCTGAAATCGCTGAGTTACTATCACGCGAACATGGGAAAGCGCTATATGATGCCCAAGGAGAAATTGCTGTTTCTCTTATGTGGATGGAATTTGCCGTTGACAATGTAAAAAAAGTGACAGCTCCAGAGGACAGCAAACATGAAACTGGTCGAACAATCATTACACATGATCCGATCGGTGTTGTATCAGCGATCACGCCTTGGAACTATCCGATTTCCCTTTCAACAATCAAAATCGCTCCAGCTTTGTTAACAGGTAATACAATGGTACTAAAACCAAGTCCATTTGCTCCTTTAGCGGTAAGTCGTGTAGCCGAAATCATTGCTGACGAATTCCCTGCAGGGGTACTGAACTTAGTTAACGGAGATGCAGAAGTTGGAATTGAACTTACATCCAACCCGAAAATTGCGAAAATCGCTTTCACAGGTGGTACAAATACTGCTAAACATATTATGAAAGCAGCATCTGAAACGATTAAAAAAATGACCCTGGAACTTGGCGGTAATGATGCAGCAATCGTATTAAATGACTTTGATGTTAACGATGAACGGGCATTACGAAGAATGGTTATTGCCAACTTTCTGACAGCTGGTCAAATTTGTATGATTGCAAAACGTGTCTATGTGCACCGTTCAATTTACGATGCGTTTGTTGAAAAATATATTGAAGCCGCAAACAAATGGATTAAAGTTGGCGACCCATTCCATCCGGATGTTACAGTCGGTCCAGTAAATAACAAAAACCAAGTAGAATATGTAAAAAGTTTAGTGGAAGATGCCAAAAATAAAGGGGCAAAAATTATTCCATTAGGAACAATTCTAAACCCTGAATTAATGGATAACGGTTACTTCTTACAACCAACACTCGTGTTAGGTGCAGATGTTCATGACCGTGTAGTAGTGGAAGAACAATTTGGCCCTACTGTACCAATCCTTCCATATGATGATGAAGAACAAGTTATTCAATTACACAATGAAAGCATTTACGGTTTAACAAGTTCCGTGTGGGGTGAAGAAGAGCATGCTATAAAAGTGGCTCGTCGTATTGAAGCAGGTACAACGATGATTAACACTGCCGCAATCCAAGGGTTAGATGTTCGTTTCCCATTTGGCGGAGTTAAACAATCAGGTGTAGGTCGCGAATACGGATTAGATGGCATCAAATCTTATACAGAAACTCATGTCATCAACCTGCCAAATGACTTAGAATTACCTTATATTCCTGAATAA